One part of the Sorangiineae bacterium MSr11954 genome encodes these proteins:
- a CDS encoding HDIG domain-containing protein, with translation MLRTRVRAGAIAGVVMSLGFAVIITFAQVGDALIPQLAPRFGAPTPTTIRVPYASFIQKNAPAVEDAASLIAYEHARVIIPRGTVLDGTNDLHRIGYAFEMTRRPARTIRTAAMFIIHLTLLLLVSAYLRRFGPTRTRLLRTQLGLFGTMAAAFIVAKTILVFTPLSEFWIPVATVPLWCTFAFERRTAFLINMMMGFMASALLLFDLPFLAVLVTRGLAASLLFLNRKHPRQMMLSGLGGGLIAATMYAAIMTVFEGRFSPERELYIGLESPVLGIVGGGLLAGILAHLLRQTAVRAVGSVGRDRLMDLTDLEHPLLRKMAEEAPGSWEHARAMANLAEAAAAAIGADALLTRVGAYYHDLGKTIQPKYFVENLGPGERSPHEDLEPEVSADAIMAHVVQGTKLLRDRGIPEPVVEFAYTHHGTQVIEYFWHKCKSRGNAKNLTEDFFRYPGMRPQTKETAILMLVDSIEAASRTIQPPEKAKFEEMIQRILFTKLKTGQLDESGLTVEDLKILIVKMADTLVAMYHGRIKYPWQEKDERSGGRRASKGALVAAAPLSKPPTSGGSGSGESGKGSSKPN, from the coding sequence ATGCTGCGAACGAGGGTCCGAGCGGGGGCGATCGCCGGGGTGGTCATGAGCCTCGGGTTCGCCGTAATCATCACGTTCGCGCAGGTTGGCGATGCGTTGATCCCCCAGCTCGCCCCGCGTTTCGGCGCCCCCACACCGACGACCATCCGCGTTCCGTACGCGTCGTTCATCCAAAAAAACGCGCCCGCCGTCGAAGACGCCGCGTCGCTCATCGCCTACGAGCACGCGCGCGTCATCATCCCGCGCGGAACGGTGCTCGACGGCACCAACGATCTGCACCGCATCGGCTACGCGTTCGAGATGACCCGCCGCCCCGCGCGCACGATTCGCACGGCGGCGATGTTCATCATTCATCTGACCTTGCTTTTGCTGGTCTCCGCCTACCTTCGCCGCTTCGGACCGACACGCACGCGGCTCTTGCGCACCCAGCTGGGCCTTTTTGGGACCATGGCGGCCGCCTTCATCGTCGCCAAGACGATCCTGGTCTTTACGCCGCTGAGCGAATTTTGGATTCCCGTTGCCACGGTCCCACTCTGGTGCACCTTCGCCTTCGAGCGGCGGACGGCGTTCCTCATCAACATGATGATGGGCTTCATGGCCTCGGCCCTGCTGCTCTTCGACCTCCCCTTTCTGGCGGTGCTGGTCACGCGGGGCCTCGCCGCGAGCCTGCTCTTTCTGAACCGCAAGCACCCGCGGCAAATGATGCTCTCGGGCCTGGGCGGCGGCTTGATCGCGGCCACCATGTACGCGGCCATCATGACGGTGTTCGAAGGGCGATTCTCCCCCGAGCGGGAGCTCTACATCGGGCTGGAGTCGCCGGTGCTGGGCATCGTGGGCGGCGGCTTGCTGGCGGGCATCCTCGCGCACCTTTTGCGTCAGACCGCCGTTCGGGCGGTGGGCAGCGTGGGGCGCGATCGGCTGATGGATCTGACCGACTTGGAGCACCCGCTTTTGCGCAAGATGGCCGAGGAGGCGCCGGGCTCCTGGGAGCATGCGCGGGCCATGGCCAACCTGGCCGAGGCGGCGGCGGCGGCCATCGGGGCCGATGCGCTCCTCACGCGGGTGGGCGCCTACTACCACGACCTGGGAAAGACGATTCAGCCCAAGTACTTCGTGGAAAACCTGGGGCCGGGGGAGCGCTCGCCGCACGAGGATCTGGAGCCCGAGGTGAGCGCCGACGCCATCATGGCGCACGTGGTTCAGGGGACGAAGCTTTTGCGCGATCGGGGCATCCCCGAGCCGGTGGTGGAGTTTGCCTATACGCACCATGGCACGCAGGTGATCGAGTACTTCTGGCACAAGTGCAAATCGCGCGGAAATGCCAAGAACCTCACCGAGGATTTCTTTCGCTACCCCGGCATGCGGCCGCAGACCAAAGAGACGGCCATTTTGATGCTCGTCGACTCGATCGAGGCGGCGAGCCGCACGATTCAGCCCCCCGAAAAGGCCAAATTCGAAGAGATGATCCAGCGCATCCTCTTCACCAAGCTGAAAACGGGCCAGCTGGACGAGTCGGGGCTCACGGTGGAGGATCTGAAGATCCTCATCGTGAAGATGGCCGATACGTTGGTGGCGATGTACCACGGCCGCATCAAGTACCCCTGGCAGGAGAAAGACGAGCGCTCCGGCGGCCGGCGCGCGAGCAAGGGTGCGCTGGTGGCGGCGGCTCCGCTCTCGAAGCCGCCGACGTCGGGTGGCAGCGGCAGCGGCGAGTCGGGCAAGGGCTCTTCGAAACCGAACTGA
- the folP gene encoding dihydropteroate synthase, producing MGICNVTPDSFSDGGQAYEEKDARNKIDTLLREGADILDIGGESTRPRAPLVPPDVQLARVLPVVRYAVEKAAEAGACVSVDTSSAEVARVCLEAGAWAINDVSCLREDALASEIARAGAAFILMHARGSQAEMHGFSDYRGAYGDVVTDVVTEWRAAADRAVARGVPRDALWMDPGLGFAKTAAQSLELLRRLPEIERGASAPVVIGASRKSFLKVADAQAEPQERLGASLAAAIHAAAQGARVVRVHDVRATRQALELMTKLGAPFVHAQTGRRPADA from the coding sequence ATGGGTATCTGCAACGTCACACCCGATTCGTTCAGTGATGGTGGCCAGGCCTACGAAGAGAAAGACGCGCGCAACAAGATCGATACGCTCCTGCGCGAAGGGGCCGACATCCTCGACATCGGCGGCGAGTCCACCCGCCCTCGGGCCCCGCTCGTTCCCCCCGACGTTCAGCTCGCCCGGGTGCTCCCCGTGGTTCGCTACGCCGTCGAAAAGGCCGCCGAAGCCGGCGCGTGCGTCTCCGTCGATACATCGAGCGCCGAGGTCGCCCGCGTCTGTCTCGAGGCCGGCGCTTGGGCCATCAACGACGTCTCGTGCCTGCGCGAAGACGCCCTCGCCTCGGAAATCGCACGGGCCGGCGCGGCGTTCATCCTGATGCATGCGCGCGGAAGCCAGGCCGAAATGCACGGGTTCAGCGACTACCGCGGCGCCTACGGCGACGTGGTGACCGACGTCGTGACCGAGTGGCGCGCGGCCGCCGATCGCGCCGTCGCCCGCGGCGTGCCGCGCGACGCGCTCTGGATGGACCCGGGCCTCGGCTTCGCCAAAACGGCGGCGCAAAGCTTGGAGCTTTTGAGGCGCCTTCCGGAAATCGAACGCGGCGCTTCGGCGCCCGTCGTCATCGGCGCGAGCCGCAAATCCTTCCTCAAGGTGGCCGACGCCCAGGCCGAGCCCCAAGAGCGCCTCGGCGCCTCCCTGGCCGCGGCCATCCATGCTGCGGCCCAGGGCGCGCGCGTGGTCCGCGTGCACGACGTGCGCGCCACCCGCCAAGCGTTGGAGCTGATGACCAAGCTCGGCGCGCCCTTCGTCCACGCCCAAACGGGGAGGAGGCCGGCCGATGCTTGA